The Nitrosomonas sp. PY1 genomic sequence CGAAAAAGCCTTGCATCAATATCGCCTGGATGTGGGTGCTTATCCAGCAACCGAACAGGGATTGGCTGCGTTGATTAATCGTCCGAGTAATGAGTCAAGATGGCAGGGCCCGTATCTTTCTAAGATGCCGCCTTCTGACCCCTGGGGTCGTCCGTATATCTATAAATATCCAGGGGAACGTGCGGAATTTGATTTGTTATCCTTTGGCAAAGATGGTCAGCCGGGGGGAGAAGGTGAAGCAGCCGATATTAAGAATTGGTAGATTGTTACAGTAATGCGTTACGAGGTAAAAGCAGTTTTATCCGATCAAGGTACCGTGTTGCTCCATTTGGAGGCGAATAGCGAGGAAGAAGCGCGTCTTCAAGTAACGGAAAAGGGTGGCATGGTCCTGAGCGTGAAGCGGAGTTTTTCTGGCTTTTCGTTCAAATCACGGAGCAAATTTCCGCTAGTACACTTCAGTCAAGAATTGCTTTCGTTGCAGGTTGCTGGATTGAGTCTGGTGGAAGGTATCGAGACTTTATTAGAGAAAGAGCAGGATTCGAGTAATCGCAAAGTCATTCAAAATATTCTGGCTAAACTCTATGAAGGCGTGACTTTTTCGCAAGCGTTGGGAGAATATCCGCAGTTCTTTCCACCATTGTATATTGCGACAGTTCGCGCCAGCGAAAAAACTGGCGATCTTGCTGAGGCATTAACGCGGTTTATTACCTATCAAACACAGATGGATTTCGTTCGTAAGAAGTTGGTGGGTGCGTCAATTTATCCTATTTTACTGTTATTAGTCGGTTTTCTGGTTTCGATCTTTCTCATGGTATTTGTCGTACCAAAATTCAGTGCGATTTATGATGATATGAACAGTGATTTACCTTGGCTATCATTGTTATTGATCAAATGGGGGCAGTTTGTTCATGAATACGGGTGGGAATTGACCATTGTTTCGGCTGTTGTGATGATTCTGGCAATATATATTGTTAGTAGGCCTGCTTTTAGGGCTAGCGTGTTGCAGTTGCTGTGGCGCATACCCGCAATCGGTGAACATATGCGTGTATATCAATTGGCGCGCTTTTATAAAACTTTGGGAATGCTGTTACGAGGCGGTATTCCAATTACGCAAGCATTGAATATGGTTAGTGGATTGTTACAGACGCATTTTCGTCCCAAGGTGGAGGCAGCCGCAAGGCATATTCGTGAGGGTAAGACGATTTCAACGGCGATGGAAATGGAAGGACTGACGACTGCTGTAGGGAACCGTATGTTGCGAGTCGGTGAGAGGACCGGTTTGATGGGCGATATGATGGAACGTATCGGCAATTTTCATGATGAAGAGATTGCACGTTGGGTGGAATGGACTACTAAACTAATCGAACCACTATTGATGGCATTTATCGGTATTGTTATTGGCGGAATTATCATTTTGATGTACATGCCGATTTTTGAATTGGCGGGTAGTATTAATTGAACGAATCCACAGTTACTTTAGATATCGGTCGATTGGCCGATGCTCGCCAAAGAGCCATGAATCAAGGTGTGTCGGTGATACAGGTGCTGGAGGATGTGGATGGTTACGCACCTGAGGCATTGATTCAGCAGCTCGGTCAATTGTTACATATCGATGTGTTGGATATGAATGCTATCCATATGCTGACGCCTGCATTTGATGTGTTGCCATTTTCAGAAGCGATCATGCATGAGTGTGTGTTGTTTCGTCATGAGCAACGTTATTTGTTCGCGATTAGTAATCCATTTTCAAATAAGATAAGAGCGTGGGCGGAAGAACGTTTTAGTGTGCCAATTGCATGGCGCTTGGTGCATCCTGCTGATTTGGCGGCTTTTTTCGCACAACAAGAAAAAACCATGCGTGCGATGGATCAGGTACTGCCATCAAATGAACTAAATAAAATTCAAAGCGGCATCGAAGATTTATCATTGAAAAGTATTAATGAAGGCACCAGTCAAGTAGTTAGGCTGGTGCATTCGACACTTTATGATGCGCATAAATCCCAGGCTAGCGATATCCACTTGGAAATGACAATAGGGGCACTATCAATTAAATATCGGATTGACGGTGTGTTAACTTCGGTTGGCGTGATACAAGGCGCAGACTTGGCGGAACAAGTGATATCTCGTATCAAGGTGATGTCAGAATTGGATATTGCGGAACGTCGCGTGCCGCAAGATGGTCGTTTTAAAATTTCCATTCAGGGGCGTGAAATTGATTTTCGTGTCTCGATCATGCCGAGTATCTTTGGTGAAGATGCCGTGTTGCGTATTTTGGATCGACAAGCGCTATCCGATCATATTGAAGGTTTGACTTTGAATCAGTTGGGCTTTAGTCAAACGGCGATAACCAGCATTCGACGTTTAAGTTCGGAACCGTACGGTATGTTACTTGTTACCGGTCCGACAGGAAGTGGTAAGACAACTTCTCTTTATGCAGCTATTTCCGAAGTTAACAAAGGCAACGATAAGATCATCACCATTGAAGATCCGATTGAGTATCAACTCGCTGGCGTATTGCAAATCCCAGTAAATGAAAAAAAAGGATTAACGTTTGCGCGCGGCTTACGTTCTATATTGCGTCATGACCCGGATAAAATTATGGTGGGTGAGATTCGGGATGCTGAAACTGCGCAAATCGCCATTCAAGCGGCACTAACAGGGCATTTGGTATTTACTACCGTACATGCAAATAATGTATTTGATGTAATAGGGCGATTCTCGCATATGGGCGTGGATCCTTATAGTTTTGTATCGGCTTTGAACGGTATCGTGGCACAACGATTAGTGCGGTTGTTGTGTTCGCATTGTTCCAGCGATGAATATCCAGACGATGATCTGATTACCGAGTCTGGCATTGCGCTTGCAGAAGCAGATCAGTATCGATTTCGTAACGGTAAAGGATGCGGGCATTGTCGCGGTAGTGGATATCGAGGCAGGAATGCAATTGCAGAAATTTTACTGTTAAACGATGAGATTCGCGAATTGATCGTAGCACAAGAACCGATCCGACGTATTAAGGAAGCTGCGCGCAACAATGGTACACACTTTCTCCGTGAGGCGGCTTTGGATATGGTGAAGCAGGGAATGACCAGTTTAGAGGAGGCCAATCGTGTCACAATTGTGGCGTGATCAAATTTATGTTTTTTTGGCACCTGAACGACTTGATTGGGTCCATTATCGGCGTGGCTTCAAGCCGCAGCAGCTCAGTAAAGACACCGTATTTTGTGAACAGATGCAAAATGGTTCTTCATGGCAGAATGCGCTGAAATTAATGGAGAGTCATTTGACAGATGTTACGAGCGCCGAACTTACGGTGATACTATCCAATCATTTCGTACGTTTTGTAACCTTGCAACCGCAAGCAGAAATTACTACGCCCGAAGAAGTCAAGTCGTATGCCGCATTTCGTATGCGCGAAATTTATGCCGAACGTTCTGACTCCTGGGATTTGAGTGTCAGTGATTGGAACCCTACGACAGGTGCTATTTGTGCTGCCATTAATCGTGATTTGATGCATCAGTTGCAAGAAATAACCAAGCGATCTAAAGTCAAACTGAAATCGGTCGAGCCTTATTTGGCGGCGGTATATGATCACTGGCAAAAGCAGTTTGATAATCGGAAGAGTTATTTTGTTGTCGTAGAGTCGGGGCGGTTTTGTAGTGCGATAGTGATCAATGGTGTTTGGCAAAGTATTCGTAATCAGCGCGTATTGTTTCAAGATACTCAAGAGCTTGCGAGAGAACTTGTAACTGCCTTGGATCAAGAAGCAGTATTGCTTGGAAATAAAGAAGTCACGGAAACCGTCTATATATTTGCGCCAGAATATCCACAATTGGCGCTGCCATTCAACTGTGGTTGGTCGATGGTAACGTTATCCAATGCACAAAACCCAGCGCCGAGCCATTTTCCATCATCGCCTGCTGGCATATCGGGAATAAATCAATGTCTCGCCTGAAATTAAAGTTTCCTTATCAGGAGCAAGCAATTCCACAGGTTGATATTGCTATTCTATTGTTTGGGTTAATGTTACTCGTGATCGTCATCTTTCAGTATCGCCAGATCACTGAAGAAATTAATTATTGGAATAACCGGGTGGATCGCTTGGAAAAGCAGCAGCAACAAAAAGCCACGCCACGTACAAGATCTACTTCACGGGTGAGGGAATTCAGTCAAGAAATTCGCAAGGAAATCGGTCAAGCCAATGGTATTTTGGATCAAATCAATCTGCCGTGGGATGTGCTTTTTGATGGTATCGAACATGCTTCGACGAAAGATATAGCGCTATTGTCATTACAACCCAATGTGGCGAACCGTGCGTTGCGCATTAACGGTGAAGCCAAAGATATGGCGAAATTATTAGATTTCGTTGAAGCGCTTGAACAAGAAGAAATTTTCCAGAATGTGCATTTGATTAATTACAAAATCAAGCAAGATAATCCCAATAAGCCAATCATTTTTCTTTTATCTACAGAATGGATCGTAATTTCTTAAATTGGAATATCAGTACGATTCAAGTACATTTGGATCGCATGTTACCGCAACTTCGATGGAAGTTCGGTTGTTTAGGCACCATTGGGAAAATTGGCTTAGGGCTGATTGCGGCCGCAATCATTTATTTGATTTCAGCGGTATTGCCACATGATTCCGAGTTGACGAAGTTAAAAACACGTGCGGATGTTTTGCAAACGCAGCTTGCATCGAATCAATCAGCAGACGCATCTGAGGCTGGTGTTAAAATGACCGGAGGGCAGGCACTGCAAGTATTTTACGATTTTTTTCCAAACATTGATTCTTCCCCATTTTGGATTCGTGAATTGACGCGCATCGCTAAAGAAAAGAATATCGAATTAAGTAGTAGTGAGTATCGCCTAATTAACGAAGCGGACGCACGTTTGGCTCGCTATGAGATGATTTTGCCGGTGCGTGGTAAGTATAAGCAGGTACGCGCGTTTATTGCGGCGGCATTGGAAGCTGTACCAGCAATGGCGGTTTCTGCTATAGCGATCAGGCGTGAAAACGTTACATCCGATATTCTCGAAGTGCGACTCGAAGCCAATCTTTATTTAAATAAATAGCCTATGGATTCTTCTGAAAAAAAACGCAAATTATTGATAGGTGCCGCGCTCGTGGCTACCTTACTTGCCGTAGTCATGGTGGAAGAAGATGAAACGGAAGATGCCGTGAGTACTGTAGAACCAACCCAGATACCAAGAACATCCAATGAGAGGTCCGCTAAAAAACAAGAAAATACTTCGGGAACATTGGATGTGAGTAAATTAGGTCAAAGAAAATTCAACCCCAAAGCGGGTGAATTATTTATTACGACCAATTGGACTCCTAAGCCCCCGCCTATTGACCCGGAAGAACAAGCTGCAAGAGAAGAGGCGAAAAAGGCATTTACCCCACCACCACCGACAGCGCCTCCCGTACCTTTCAAATATGCCGGAAAAGCAATTTCAGACAATCAAACATGGGTTTTCTTGTCGCAAGCGAAAGAAAACCATATTGCTAAAATCGGTGGCAAAGTCACCGAGCAATATCGCCTGGATGCCATCACGGATGACAGTGTCAGTTTGACTTATTTACCGCTTAACATCAAGCAAACGCTTACGATCAATAATAAACTAGCAGGAAAAATGTGATGAAAATTTGGAAATTTATTGTTATCACACTTTTGGTTATGATTGTGGCGGGTTGCGCGATTAATAACAAAACATTTCTGAATAGGAATGAAAATTTTTCCGAAGGTCAAAAATTGATCGAGCAAGGTCAGTATGAAATAGGTTTGGAAAAAATCCATCAAGCGCTGCGCGAACAACCGGACGAAAAAGAAATACGCGCCGTTTTGATAAGATTGTCTGACGAAATTGCAAATAAACTGCTGTTTGTCGCAGAAAATTATCGGTTTTCTGGGGATCTTGTGAATGCTGAAAAAGGATATCAACGTATCCTAAATATGTTTCCTGCAAACGAGCGTGCCAAAGATGGATTGGAAGCGATTAAGACTGAGCGTCGGCATATAGCTCTCGTAGAAACCGCTAAAGAGCACTTAGCCCGAAATGATGTGGCTCAGGCTGAGACGATAGTGCGAGCAGTATTGCAGGAAAATTCACAACAAACGCATGCGCGTCAACTGATCGGGCAAATAAACTCAATGATGGTTCGCCCAGAAGTAACGGATTTAGCATTGGAATCAGCATTTAAGAAAAATATTTCGATGGAATTTAAAGATACCGATATGCGCTCGGTATTTGAAATCATGTCGCGTACTGCAGGAATCAATTTCGTTTTCGATAAAGACATTCGGCAAGAAACCAAAGTTTCTATTTTTGTACGTAAAAATACGGTTGAAGATATTTTAAAGTTATTGTTAATTACTAATCAATTGGCTTATAAGGCTCTAAATAGCAATACGTTATTGATTTACCCTAACACACCGGCAAAACTGAAAGACTATCAGGAGTTAGTAGTAAAAAGTTTCCAGGTGGCTTATACCGATGTAAAACAAATGGTTGCAATGGTTCGAGGGATTGTTAAAGCGAAAGATATTTATGTCAACGAGCAACTGAACTTGTTTATCATGCGCGATACTTTAGAGGCGATTCGTTTGACTGAGCGCCTTGTGAGTTTGAACGATATCGCTGAACCGGAAGTGATATTGGATGTCGCCATACTAGAAATTTCTCGCAACAATAATTTTCTTTTGGGACCTAATTTTCCTCAACAGATCACTGCTGCCGCGGCTGCTACAACCGCTGCAACTGCTGGTACTGGTGCCGGCACTCTTGCGGGCCCAGTGTTATTAAGCCAAATTGGATTTCATGGGCTTAGGTCTTTTGCGATCAATGACAAAGCGACGATTGATTTTAAACAAAGCTTATCGACAGGCGATATATTGGCTAATCCGAGAATCCGTGTTTCCAATCGTGAAAAAGCTAAAATCCATGTTGGTGAGAAACGGCCGTTTTTTACTGCCAATGTACAGCCGGGTATCAACTCGATTGTGACTTCGACACCAACTTTTATCGATTTGGGAGTGAAATTGGATGTCGAGCCACGCATTGGTTTGAATAATGAAGTGACCATGAAAGTGACACTGGAGGTTAGTAATTATATAACTGATATTAAAGGTCCGGGTGAAGCGGTTGCACCATTGGTTGGCACACGCAATGCTGAAACTTTGCTAACGTTAAAGGATGGCGAAACCCAAGTTTTAGCCGGGCTTGTGGAAAATCGGCAAATAAGAGCAATAGATGGCATTGCGGGATTATTTAACATTCCTGGATTAGATCGATTGACTTCTAACCAGAAGGTAGATCGCGTAAAAAATGAAGTCGTTTTGTTGATTACGCCACATATAGTGCGGACACTTCCACGGCCCACCAATATGGAAAACGAATATCACTTTGGTACTGCCAGTGAAGCAGGTAAATTACCGGTAGCGATTAAAAAAACCAATCCTCAGTCTCTGGCAATCGCGCCGGCAGGTGCAGGAGGTGGTAGTATGAGGAGTGCTGCAGTAAATCCATTTGCCGCGGCGGAGCAATCGGCTGATGAAAATCCATTTGCGAGCGCCGCATCATCCATGCCACCAACATTGACGCTGCAAGGGCCTGCAACGGTCGGATTAGATAAAGAATTTTCGGTGAATGTTCGCATGGTTGGTGCAAAAGCAACCGTCAACTCGGATATGCAGCTCAGTTATGATTCGAATACGCTGGAATTATTGGATGGCGGACCTAAATCCGGTTCGCGCGTGCTTAAGCTCGGCCAGGATCAAGTGTTGGGTATGGCGACGCAATTGCGTTTTAAAGTAATTGCATCTAATCCTGGCACGACGGAAGTCAGTGTGCAGAGTGCTACCGGAGAGGATATTCAGACTGGCGACTCGGTTGAAGTGACGCTGCCAACTCCAGTGATGATAACGATCAAATAGTTTAGCGCTTATGATTTTTCCCCACATGTCATTGCTTGGGCGAAGGCAGTATGGTTTTACTTTAATAGAACTGATGATCGTGGTGGCTATCATGGCGATATTGGCGACAGCATCGCTGCCATTTCGAGAACTGGTGATACAACGGGAAAAAGAAATCGAACTGCGCGCTGCATTGCGGCAAATACGTAATGCAATTGACGCTTATAAGCAAGCGAGCGATGATGGACGTGTCACGAAAAAAGCGGATCAATC encodes the following:
- the gspG gene encoding type II secretion system major pseudopilin GspG, which produces MLRLKRQRITATKNGFTLLELLVVMVIIGLLAAYVGPKYFSQVGKSEIKMAQAQIDALEKALHQYRLDVGAYPATEQGLAALINRPSNESRWQGPYLSKMPPSDPWGRPYIYKYPGERAEFDLLSFGKDGQPGGEGEAADIKNW
- a CDS encoding type II secretion system F family protein, with the protein product MRYEVKAVLSDQGTVLLHLEANSEEEARLQVTEKGGMVLSVKRSFSGFSFKSRSKFPLVHFSQELLSLQVAGLSLVEGIETLLEKEQDSSNRKVIQNILAKLYEGVTFSQALGEYPQFFPPLYIATVRASEKTGDLAEALTRFITYQTQMDFVRKKLVGASIYPILLLLVGFLVSIFLMVFVVPKFSAIYDDMNSDLPWLSLLLIKWGQFVHEYGWELTIVSAVVMILAIYIVSRPAFRASVLQLLWRIPAIGEHMRVYQLARFYKTLGMLLRGGIPITQALNMVSGLLQTHFRPKVEAAARHIREGKTISTAMEMEGLTTAVGNRMLRVGERTGLMGDMMERIGNFHDEEIARWVEWTTKLIEPLLMAFIGIVIGGIIILMYMPIFELAGSIN
- a CDS encoding GspE/PulE family protein, which produces MNQGVSVIQVLEDVDGYAPEALIQQLGQLLHIDVLDMNAIHMLTPAFDVLPFSEAIMHECVLFRHEQRYLFAISNPFSNKIRAWAEERFSVPIAWRLVHPADLAAFFAQQEKTMRAMDQVLPSNELNKIQSGIEDLSLKSINEGTSQVVRLVHSTLYDAHKSQASDIHLEMTIGALSIKYRIDGVLTSVGVIQGADLAEQVISRIKVMSELDIAERRVPQDGRFKISIQGREIDFRVSIMPSIFGEDAVLRILDRQALSDHIEGLTLNQLGFSQTAITSIRRLSSEPYGMLLVTGPTGSGKTTSLYAAISEVNKGNDKIITIEDPIEYQLAGVLQIPVNEKKGLTFARGLRSILRHDPDKIMVGEIRDAETAQIAIQAALTGHLVFTTVHANNVFDVIGRFSHMGVDPYSFVSALNGIVAQRLVRLLCSHCSSDEYPDDDLITESGIALAEADQYRFRNGKGCGHCRGSGYRGRNAIAEILLLNDEIRELIVAQEPIRRIKEAARNNGTHFLREAALDMVKQGMTSLEEANRVTIVA
- a CDS encoding PilN domain-containing protein, producing MSRLKLKFPYQEQAIPQVDIAILLFGLMLLVIVIFQYRQITEEINYWNNRVDRLEKQQQQKATPRTRSTSRVREFSQEIRKEIGQANGILDQINLPWDVLFDGIEHASTKDIALLSLQPNVANRALRINGEAKDMAKLLDFVEALEQEEIFQNVHLINYKIKQDNPNKPIIFLLSTEWIVIS
- a CDS encoding secretin and TonB N-terminal domain-containing protein, with product MKIWKFIVITLLVMIVAGCAINNKTFLNRNENFSEGQKLIEQGQYEIGLEKIHQALREQPDEKEIRAVLIRLSDEIANKLLFVAENYRFSGDLVNAEKGYQRILNMFPANERAKDGLEAIKTERRHIALVETAKEHLARNDVAQAETIVRAVLQENSQQTHARQLIGQINSMMVRPEVTDLALESAFKKNISMEFKDTDMRSVFEIMSRTAGINFVFDKDIRQETKVSIFVRKNTVEDILKLLLITNQLAYKALNSNTLLIYPNTPAKLKDYQELVVKSFQVAYTDVKQMVAMVRGIVKAKDIYVNEQLNLFIMRDTLEAIRLTERLVSLNDIAEPEVILDVAILEISRNNNFLLGPNFPQQITAAAAATTAATAGTGAGTLAGPVLLSQIGFHGLRSFAINDKATIDFKQSLSTGDILANPRIRVSNREKAKIHVGEKRPFFTANVQPGINSIVTSTPTFIDLGVKLDVEPRIGLNNEVTMKVTLEVSNYITDIKGPGEAVAPLVGTRNAETLLTLKDGETQVLAGLVENRQIRAIDGIAGLFNIPGLDRLTSNQKVDRVKNEVVLLITPHIVRTLPRPTNMENEYHFGTASEAGKLPVAIKKTNPQSLAIAPAGAGGGSMRSAAVNPFAAAEQSADENPFASAASSMPPTLTLQGPATVGLDKEFSVNVRMVGAKATVNSDMQLSYDSNTLELLDGGPKSGSRVLKLGQDQVLGMATQLRFKVIASNPGTTEVSVQSATGEDIQTGDSVEVTLPTPVMITIK